A window of the Rhodoferax sp. GW822-FHT02A01 genome harbors these coding sequences:
- a CDS encoding DUF2127 domain-containing protein has protein sequence MNAPSSQPKNTALHAIALFEAIKGVAALVASLGLLSLAHRDVRHLAYALIGHFHLDPDAHYPRMLLNYADILGNADLRQAVLLAWGYAAIRFTEGYGLWKDRAWAEWLAALSGTVYLPFEVEHLMQHTTATNAMVLVGNVAVVAYMVVRLWRRRKPPVGN, from the coding sequence ATGAACGCACCGTCCTCCCAGCCGAAGAACACCGCCCTCCACGCCATAGCCTTGTTCGAGGCCATCAAAGGCGTGGCGGCGCTGGTTGCTAGCTTGGGTTTGTTGAGCCTGGCACACCGGGACGTTCGGCATCTGGCCTATGCCCTGATCGGGCACTTTCACCTGGATCCGGATGCGCACTATCCGCGCATGCTGCTGAACTATGCCGACATATTGGGCAACGCAGACCTGCGCCAGGCCGTATTGCTGGCCTGGGGCTATGCGGCGATCCGGTTCACCGAGGGGTATGGGCTGTGGAAAGATCGCGCCTGGGCCGAATGGCTGGCGGCTCTTTCAGGGACGGTGTATCTACCGTTTGAGGTGGAACACCTGATGCAGCACACCACTGCAACCAATGCGATGGTATTGGTTGGGAATGTCGCCGTGGTGGCTTATATGGTGGTCAGACTGTGGCGACGCAGAAAACCACCGGTGGGCAATTAG